The Torulaspora globosa chromosome 8, complete sequence genome segment GGAAAATATCGTAGATTCTACTCCCAGATTTCAGAGAAAGCCATCTAACGAAGGTGTAACCTTGAGCAGTCCCTACAGAGAGCCAGAAAACAGTGTGTATAAGATTTCCATGTCTCCTGATGGGAAATGCCAACTGAATGTAAAACAAGGCGACATAGATAGTGCCTACGATGAGACTAGTATCATCGATGCTGAGAATGACAAGGATTTTCAAACATGGAAGAACGAGCAGCTATTAAAAATTAATGAACATTCCAAGGATATTTTATAAACAGAAACACAAAACTGCATAGGCTAGTTTACGTAATGATGATGCGATTTGTAACAATAGATAAAAGACGAAATTGAAAGGTCTACCAGCTCTTAGCTTCCATGCCTTCCGGTGGAGCTGTTTCGACTCTTTTCTTGGATACATCCTCCCAGTTGGTATTTAGTGCTGTTCCATTACTCTCTATGAACGATTTCATCATTGCTCTCTTAGTGTCTGGGTCCGCATCGGCGTACAGCTTTTGGAAAAACGCATCAGCAGAAGTGGAATCATCGTCGTTCTCGTCATCCAGGTCAAGCTTGGACCAGTCAATTTGCTTCTTGGAAGACGAAGGATAGCTGAGCGGCACATCTGTGCTCGAATTATTCGAAACTGAGGTATGAGGCGCGGCCTGAGCGGGactttcatcttcaagcgTTTTCCATTGCAaattctgcttcttcttgaaggTAATttccaacttctttgtGAAGAGCTTGGCAGCGACTCCCTCTGGCATCACTTCATGTGCCAATTTTATAGCATATTGAAACTCAGAGCTGGATCCAGGAATCAAGTACGAGATTTCTGCCGATCTTTTATCGGCCGCTTGTACGTGAACTGTCACATCTTTATCTGATTGAGGAAGGCGGGACGTAAACAGCGAAATGACGATATCATTCGACGTTTGGTACCAGTCAGTCCTCagcttctcttcaacttggACAGGTTTACTCTCCACGATGGCAGATGGCtgttgagcttctttcacagGCAGTTCCCGAATATCCTCGGCCCTTGGCACTTGCTTTTtggctcttttcttcagctt includes the following:
- the SGT1 gene encoding co-chaperone SGT1 (ancestral locus Anc_5.657), with translation MPVDKDLKAAYSVLYDDRDPLKALQLYDKILTDYPGNLMGTVYKAAALEKLYYGFSGWHNDQTLENARQLLEDALKLSQARGDRSKVGLVYFRHFVHYFNDKDYDRASSFMGKCKEYGYKDDTLPMWEAELDRKLKKRAKKQVPRAEDIRELPVKEAQQPSAIVESKPVQVEEKLRTDWYQTSNDIVISLFTSRLPQSDKDVTVHVQAADKRSAEISYLIPGSSSEFQYAIKLAHEVMPEGVAAKLFTKKLEITFKKKQNLQWKTLEDESPAQAAPHTSVSNNSSTDVPLSYPSSSKKQIDWSKLDLDDENDDDSTSADAFFQKLYADADPDTKRAMMKSFIESNGTALNTNWEDVSKKRVETAPPEGMEAKSW